The DNA sequence AACTCCTTCTTGAGCCATTTCTTTACTGAAATTTTTATTGGCAACAAATTTATAGGTTCCCATTCCGGTTTGTCCTTCAAATTTTCCTATAAAATTCATGGTTCCTGCTTCACGTGTTATGGTGAACTCGCTTTTTTTATCCATTTCCAATCCTTTCAATTCGCTCAATTGAAAAGTCGTTGACGAACTATTATCGCCGTCGTTTTTGAATTGGATATTTACCGTATTGCCTTTGATAGTGGCAAACCAGTTTCCTTCTGTTTCCATTCCGTTTTGAATGTTTGACTGTGCTTTAGATTCTTTCTCTTTTAGATCGGAATTTAAAGTCTGACTTTGCGCTGCCGGTTGATTAAAAAGGCAGGCAAACAATACCAATAAAGGCACCAGGAAAAAATATTTCCAGGTGGTGTGTACGTTTGATTTTTTTGAATTCATCATAATGATTCGTTTTTTGAGTAATGATTGATTATAGTTGGTTGTAAGACTCAATGGAAACTGTGGCGCTGCTACTTTGAGCAGGCTAAACTGATAACTTTCTTTTTCGACTGTGTTCTGTTCTAACATTTTGTTGTCTGTCAAAAATTCGAGATTGCTCTCCAGTACTTTTCGCCACTGCCAGGCAAATGGATTAAACCATTGAAAAATAAGAACTACCTCAGCCAGTAAAAGATCAATAGTGTGTTTTTGCTGCACATGTATTTTCTCATGCAACAAAATCTGATTGTACGTATCCCACTCGTATTTTTCGGGATTGATAAAAATGGTATTCGCAAACGAACAAGGGGCTTTGTCGTCTTTTATCTCGACAATCCTGAATTTGCCATCCTGAATGACCGATAAGGAATAGGATCGATATAACAGTACAACGGCCTGCATCAAAAAATTAAGCCCAAAGATTAGTACGCCAAACCAATACAAATAAACCAGCCATTGTAACATTACCTCAACATTAAAGTGTTGCTGAGTTTTTTCAACCAAAACTTCCTGAACGGGTGGTGTTTGTTGTGCTACAGTTGTTGTTTTGTCAACAGCAACCTTAGCCGCCAGAATAGTTGTCAGTACAGTATCTTTTCTAAATGAAAATTGATGTGGTACGGGAAGCAACGGCAAAATAAAAGCCACAAGCATACAGCCCAATAAAACAAATCTATTGAGATCAAAGAACGTTTCTTTCTGCAGCAGTACTTTATAGAATACAAAACAGGCAGAGAGAATCAGGGCGGTGTATAAGATATAAGGTATCATACTTTTCCTTTTTTAATGATGCCAACTATTTCATCCAATTCATTCTCGCTGAGCTTTTGCTCCTTGGCAAAAAAAGCAAGCATTCGGGGATACGAATTATCAAAATATTGACTAACGATATCTTTTAAGGCAAATTTCTGATACTCTTCTCTACTGACTACCGGAAAAAAACAATGCATGTTTCCTGTAGTTTCATGATTCAGGAATCCTTTTTCTTCCAGAATCTTGACTATTGTGGCGACACTGTTGTAATGTGGTTTGGGATCGGGCAACAATGGAATTACGTCTCTAATAAAGGCTTTGTTCAAATCCCAATAGACCTGCATGATCTGTTCTTCTCTTTTGGCTAATTTTATCATGGTTAAATCTTTTCACAAATATAACTACTAATTAGTTAGTAGCAAAACTAATTTATTAATATTTAAACTAATTTGTTAGTTATTTATTAGTTACGGGGATTTAACCGCAAGGATCGCAATGGGTTACGCAAGGGGCGGAAGGTTTAGTTATAGCTTTTCGGTTATTTTATAGCCATGAATTAATAAAGGGACTGTCTCGTTAAAACTACGACACAGTCCCTTTGTTAGTAAATGTTTTTATTATTTATAAATCTTTAAAAAAATCTTTTAGTGTAATTTTATTGATATCTAAAATTTTAATCCACATTATGATCCTTTTTTTTATTGTTTTACCTCAACATGTATTGCACCTTCTTTCGAATCATGTACCAGCTTTTTATGCGCTTTAAGTCCTGGAAAAGGATGTATAATTTTAGTCACAGCATCTATCCTAAGTAAACTTTGTATAAAATCTAATTTATTAATTAACCCACGACTAAAAGAAACATCAACAATATTGTTATTTTTAAAAACCTCTTCTGGTACGCAATGCTTTGAAACTAATTCACCCAATTTATAAAGTGCTGTTATTTTTTCAGCCATCAATTTCAGGGTTTCATTTTCAGATTTTCCTTTTTTTACACAATCATTATATAGCTTAACTACTTTTCTACCCGGTTCTGCATATCTAATATGATTGCCAGATGACTCATTATCATACATCGCTTTGGCTTGTTGCATAGGATTTCTAATTGTACTGGTTATGATTATCGATTTATTTAGGGAATCATTGGCCGCATTTTCTAAAACTGTTATCGTCTTATTACTAATTTGGTTAATTCGCTCTTGTGACAAACCACGATCAAACGTAACAATATTACTATGTTTCCTTTTTGCCTCAGCTACTTTTGTACTCTTGTTTATTTTTATCATTTGCTCAAAATCTTCAGCATCATTTGCTATTGACCTGGCTTGATCCTTTCCATTAATAACTTTTCTGGCACTAACATAATCCGTTTTTGACTCATTTACATACTTGCTGATACTAACACCCGTGAAAATACCATTGTTCATTCCCCAAATCATAATTTTGGCAGCAATTTTTGGCTCCATTGCCTTATCAGGATAGTTGACTAAATCTACACCAAACTGGTCTTTCATCTTTACATAGTTATTTTTCCATGTTAATTGCACATAACCTCTACCGGAATATTTTACTCCATCTCCTTCTTTTGTATTCCCTCTTTCAATTGCCGTTTTTCTTCTTTTTTCAGTATTTGCCAAAATCGGATCGTACCTGTGATAGGTTCTTTCTCTTGAAGTTTTATCCTTTATCCAAAAACTTTCTCTTACGGGTTTAAATGTTTTAAATGTTTCCGTGTAAACCGTAGCAAGCATATAAGCTACCTGTTCTTTTAGTGGCACTATTTTTTCTAACATAAAATATTCATTCATGTCAGTCAACAACACTTTAAGATTCGCTTCATTTTCTCCTTTGTATTTTTCCAGAAAATAGGCGATATCAATAGCATTTTTGCTACCTCCTTTCGAGTCATTCTTCATAGAACTTGTAGTCCCCACAACCATATTCACTCCTTTATAAGTTAAATGTTTCGTAGAATAACCTTCAACTCCCACATAATAACTCATTTTTTCTCCATTTTTCGATCCTTCAGGACGTTTTATAGAAAAACTTGTAGCCGCCACACCTGCTGCATTTACTTTTGCTTTATTCGAAAAAACTGCTTTTTCTCCCACTTTATGAGCGGTTAGCACAACCTCATCACCAATCATATTTTGGGTTTTAGCGACTATAGTCAAAATGGTGCCTTTCGCATTAAAAGAAATCTCATCTTCTGCTGTTACCCTATTGCCATCGTATCTGAAATAAGCGTCAATGATTTTTTTCTCAACGCTAACACGCAATGCTACATCTGTTTCTTTATAAGCAGGTTTTTTAAATGGATATAATTTTCCTTGTTGCATTCCTTCCAGTTTAAACCCGATATTGGCCGTTTTTCTGTTTTGGAATCCGATTTGTCTCTTAAAATTAGAATCAAATTTTATTTCTTTAAAAATCTCGCCATTTTCGTTTGTTTTTACATCACAATAATGATTCGTTTTAATCGTATTCAAATAGAAATAGATCCTAACAATCTGATTATTGTAATTAGGAATAGTTGCCTTTATCCAATTGCTTTCTCCCGCAAAACCAGATGTTCCCTTTTTACTACCATTACTGTACGCCCAACTTGCCTCTGTTGCTTGCGGATATTTCACCTCTATTTTACAAGTTGAATTCGATTTACCTCCCTCTTTTGTACTACTGTTACTGTAAGCTTCAATAGTAAACTCTCCTTCTACTTTTGGAATAGTAAAAGCAAAAGATTCTCCTTTAGTTAAATATTGCTTTTTGGCTTGATTATTTTCTACTTGCAATGTCATGCCATTCGGAATGTATACTTTGTTATTTTTATCATAAACCAGCCATTTTACATTTTGTTTTTCCTCGAGAGTAGCCGGAATTTTAAATGTTTTAACTTTAAATTTGGCTTCCTGACTCACTGGTTTTAATAAATAAATAGTATTCTCGCCCCCTTCTTTTGTTATAGTATCAACAAAATTCTTAATCGTTTTAATATTATAATTTTTGCTCAAGGCATACTGGTCTTTACTCCATACTTTAATAGTAAATTCACCCAAATCAGCCATAACAAGTTTAATAGTACCTGTTGAATCCAATTCTTGTTCTTCTGAAATTGTACTTACTTTATTGACATTTGTATACACGACCTGATAATAAAGTTTTAACGGATTTAATGTTTTTACTTTCGTGTCTTTTAAAGCGACTTTAAATAACTGTGCTTCTGCAGAAGGTCTTGTAAGTTTGTTTTTAATAACAGCAGGAGGGGTAATTACAATTTCCTGAGCAATTATTTCTACTTCTACAAAAGCAGATCCTTTTATCGTTTTAGTATTGTTTGCTCCGGGTCTAAATCCGTATGCTTCTATTTTATAAGTTCCTGCTTTGTCAAAATTATAGTGAAACGAAGTTCCTTTGTCTGCAAAAACAATTCCTTTGTCCTTTTTGTTTTTACTGTTAAAAACAATCCAGTTTATGTTTTCTTTCTCATGCAGACTTTCATATATAAAGGTTTCATCAACGAAAAATTCGAGACTTTCTCCTGTAATAAAAGAAATTGCTTCTACATTTTTAATTTTCACACCTCCTTTGTTTACGCCACTTCCTTGAATGTCTTCTATTTTTCTCAGGAATACGTAGACCTCTTCTCTTCCAATTGATGCATATAGTTTGTCGGCACTTAAATTCGGGTATATTTTGGTTTTGGAAGTTATTGTGATGGTATTCGGTAAGGCATCGAGCCCTTCGACTTCTTTTAGCAATAAGAAAAGTTCATCATATTGCTCAAAAAGGTTAGCAACGTTAATACTATCATCGCCTAATTGTTTTTTAATCGTCGTCCAACGCTCTTTACTTCCTTTAGAAATTCTCCCATGCAATATATTAGAGTCAATTGCTTTAATCATTTTTTTGCGGACAATGTCCCAATTAAAGTTTTGAGTTTCTATAACCTTTTGATTGGATTGTTTCAATAAGGCATACATTTCTGTAAATAATGTATGCTCCGGTTTACCATCAAAATCTGCTGCAACGTCTCTTTCCTCAAAAGCTTTAGCAATACCCGTCCAGTACGTTATCGCAACGGTATCCTCTGTTACAGTCGCGATCGCTAATTTCTTTTTAATTGCTGCTTTTATAACTTCTAATGTTGGTTCGCCCGTGTTTATTTGCATTTTTTGCGGTACCGCCACGATTTGTTGTGCTGCCACACTAGCATAAGTTTGAGTCGCCAGACCACCACTTAAATTTGGAATGCTACTTGCAGCTCCTGATCCCGGAGAAGTATTGCCTGTTGATGTGGAAGAACTCTTATTCGTTCCGCCTGTAGTATCAACAGCGCCTCCTCCGGTTGGAGTGGTTAAAGTTTGTTGTGCTGTCTTCGTAGTCGAAGAAGTAGTGCTCAATAAATTTGGTGAAATGGTAGCTCTTTCTGCCGTTACAGTTGGATGTACGCTGGTTTCTGAAGAAATAGTTTGCTTATTATCACTTCCCAAAGTTGTTATAGTGGCATTTGATGAAGTTCCTGAAGAAATACTATTAGCAGTACCCCTTCCTACAGTTGACACAGTATCATTTGATATTGTTTCCGAAGAAGTTGAAGAAATACTATTATTGGTAGTACCTCCAATAGTTGATGCAGTAAAATCTGACTTTGCCTCCTCAGAAACCAAAGGAGTAGTGCTAATCGATGTAAACGAATTTTGGTTCGTTCCGACAGTCGTATCGGTAGCGCCTCCTTCGGTTGAGGCATTGGAATTGTTAAAAATAGCAGCTGCCTCACGGGATTTTTGCTCCTCCCATTCTTGAACGATATCTTTTTGTTGACTCATCTCTTTTGAAACTTTGGCCAACTCTTTTAGAATGTCTTTAGTTAGTTGTTCGGAGCTACCTATAGCAGTACTGTCTTCTATTGAAATATTGAAATTATGAATGGCATTTTTACGCATGGCTAGAATATTTTTCTGAGTGTAAAAGTAGTATCAGAGTTCGTGATTTTAAAATTTCAATCCACTTGTATTCAGTAGTTTCAGCAGAAATAGAACTTACTGAAACTACTGAATACAGTGGTCTTTTTTTAGGTCGTTTTACATTTCTCTACCTTACTTTTACACCCTCAAATAACTGCTAATATGCTTGTCTTATAGGTAGCCGAAATTTCAAAATTTACCAAACCAATCTTATAAAACAGTCCAAGTCTCATTAGATACTAAATGGGGAAAACGAAAATTTTTAAGCATTAATTATTTCTCGTTCGCTCCTGTCTATGAAAACAACACAACAACCTCAGCAAAGGTTTTAACATTCTAAAATATTTACTGTATAAGGTGCAAGCGCACCTGCCATTACGTATTGAATCTCTTAATTATTTAAACTATAAAAAATGAAAAACATGATTAAAAACTGGAAAACAACAGTAACAGGAATTATTGTTGGAGGAGTAGCAGCGGCAGTTGCTTTGGGTTATATCACAACAGAAGTTGGCACACAAATAACAGGTCTTTGCATTGCTCTTGGCTTAATTGTAAGCAAAGATGGTGATCAGACCGGTGTAACAAAGTAAACGCATTTCTCAGGAGGACGGGAAGTAAAAAATAGTCCTCCATCAGTAAAAAAACATCAAATCAGTTACCTAAAAAAGGGAATACTACGCGGAAACCGATATCGTATTCCTTCCAAAATCAATCTCAGGAAAGTTTGACTTTCTAAAAATCTACCATTTAATTACACTATTAAAATTAATACCAATACACTATGACGACAGATATCAAGACAATTTTAAGCTGGTTTAAAACCGGCAAAAAGCCAACTGAAAAACAATTTTGGGATTCCTGGCTAAGTTTCTGGCATAAGGATGAACAGATTTCACAAAAAAACATAACCAATCTGGTGGATACCCTGAATAATAAAGTAGAGACCGATCTATTTAATAGTCACCAAACAGATGAAACAGCACATGCCCAATTATTTGCAAAAACTAAAATTGTCAAACCCGGAGAATTTATCGTTTTTAAAGTTGAACCAAATACAGCTGATTATTTAGAAATAGGCGACAGTGTGATTGGTTATTGTCAAGACAATTTCCTTTGTGAAGCAACGTACTACGGTGGAGATACCAGCTTGATGACCAGTTTTACCAAACTAAACAATAAAGTAGGCAGAATTGTATCATTCACTTCCAATGATTCAAGTAATGATGACTTTATCATTTATGAACTTAATAATGAAGTCCTGCTTAGATCTTTGAGCTGTGGTGCATATAGCGGAGTTTATCTTATGTACAAAAAACCGGGAGAACAAGAATTCTCAAACGCATGGTTTAATGGCACTTATCCGAAAACATGGGTAACCTGGTTTGATTTTACTGCGGGTACAGTTATTAAATTAATAGATACGATTGGTGGTTTGGAGGATTCGGAAGAATTTATAATTGGACAACCGGAGTAAACCAGAGCAAAACCTTAAAAAAATAATACCTATGAAAAAAACAATTACACTATGCATTTTAGCCATCGGAACGATCGTAAATGCTCAAAACCAGATTATAACTAAAAAATTACAACTTGATAATGTGCCCCCTGGGAATAACACTGAAAAAATTCTTGTCATTGGAACAGATAAAATTGTAAAAAAAGTCGATATCCCTGCTGCTGCCAATGGCAGTGAAACCAAGATACAAGCCGGAACTAATATGACTATTACAGGAACCGGAACGAACTACAACCCTTATATTATTAATACTTCCGGTGGATCTTCTTCTACTCCCGTAAGTGCATCACTACCGGGAATTGTTGACAACAAAGTATTACAAGAATTGGGTGGAGTTGATAAATTAATCAATGGGATCAGAATTGGAAAAGGTAATTCCAACGTTTCTAACAACACTGCAATAGGCGTAAACACGCTAAGATCTAATACTACCGGAGAATATAATACCGCAATTGGTTTTCTTGTCTTAGAATATAATACAACAGGAAAATCAAACACCGGGCTTGGAGTTGGGGCATCTTATTATAATACTACCGGATATGAGAACACAGCCTTAGGCCATCAAACTTTAAATTTTAATACTGTTGGAAGTGGTAATACTTCTGTAGGATTTCAAAGTTTAGTTCGAAATTACGCGGACCAAAATACTGGAATAGGAACCTATTCCTTATGGAGAAATACTACAGGTGTCAGAAACGTAGCGCTCGGATATGGCTCGGGAGTCGGCATATCTTCAGGATCGGGGAATGTAATAATTGGTACCTTAACACCTACTGCTGATTATAAATTGACCGTTAGCACGGGTAGCAATAACTTAGTAATAGCCCCAAACGGCGGTATTTTTAATGGTATAACTACTGGTTCCGGAAACATTGTCCTTGGAAAAGCAGAAGGATTGCCGGCGGCTTTAGAGAATAATATTGTAATTGCTAACGGTATAGGCCAGATAAAAGCTCAAAACAATGGCACAAACTGGACGTTTAACGGGCAAATCAATAAAAGTGCCTTTGATACCGCCCCAGTCTCTGCAACTGCTCCGGGCACACTTG is a window from the Flavobacterium cupriresistens genome containing:
- a CDS encoding M56 family metallopeptidase is translated as MIPYILYTALILSACFVFYKVLLQKETFFDLNRFVLLGCMLVAFILPLLPVPHQFSFRKDTVLTTILAAKVAVDKTTTVAQQTPPVQEVLVEKTQQHFNVEVMLQWLVYLYWFGVLIFGLNFLMQAVVLLYRSYSLSVIQDGKFRIVEIKDDKAPCSFANTIFINPEKYEWDTYNQILLHEKIHVQQKHTIDLLLAEVVLIFQWFNPFAWQWRKVLESNLEFLTDNKMLEQNTVEKESYQFSLLKVAAPQFPLSLTTNYNQSLLKKRIIMMNSKKSNVHTTWKYFFLVPLLVLFACLFNQPAAQSQTLNSDLKEKESKAQSNIQNGMETEGNWFATIKGNTVNIQFKNDGDNSSSTTFQLSELKGLEMDKKSEFTITREAGTMNFIGKFEGQTGMGTYKFVANKNFSKEMAQEGVEVADDEDLMVFFIVNLKSSYVKMLKKNGYKNVDKDQLIPLAALDVNEDYVTSIKESGLVNFDLEDLIPFRSMGIDKAFIDEIRKAGYKDISADKLIALKSQGIDGKYIADFQDANKGNSGKITEDDIIGFKSMDIDKEFVDSFKQLGYNDLSNDELMSLKSLNITPEYVKEFEKMGYKNIKVDDLFALKSMNITAKYINDIEKTGYKNIKPDDLFALKSQNITADLIKQYKDLGFSDLNLDDVIAAKAMGASPQFVKSMKEKGHNFKNLEKYVELKAIVGR
- a CDS encoding BlaI/MecI/CopY family transcriptional regulator — translated: MIKLAKREEQIMQVYWDLNKAFIRDVIPLLPDPKPHYNSVATIVKILEEKGFLNHETTGNMHCFFPVVSREEYQKFALKDIVSQYFDNSYPRMLAFFAKEQKLSENELDEIVGIIKKGKV